The sequence CCACGCCGAGACATCCGAACAGGCGCGCTGGCAGCACGAGGTGCAGGCCGTGACGATCACCCGCGACGACTGGGGCATTGCGCACGTGCACGGCCGCACCGACGCCGACGCGGTGTTCGGCATGGCCTACGCCCAGGCCGAGGACGACTTCAACCGGGTCGAGACGAACTACCTCACCTCACTCGGCCGGCTCGCCGAGGCCGAGGGCGAAGCCGCGCTATGGCAGGACCTGCGGCAGCGGCTGTTCATCGACCCGGTCGAGTTGCAGGCCCTGTACGCGAAGAGCCCCGCCTGGCTGCAGGCGCTGATGAACAGCTGGGCCGACGGACTCAACTATTACCTCGCCACGCATCCGGACGTGCATCCGCGCGTCATCAAACATTTCGAGCCGTGGATGGCACTCAGCTTCAGCGAAGGCAGCATCGGCGGCGACATCGAGCGGGTGTCGCTGAAGCAGCTCGAAGCGTTCTACGGCCGCAACCCCGCCGCGCTGGCACGCGCGGACACGCCGTCCAGTTGGGTCGAGCCCACCGGTTCCAACGGCTTCGCGATCGCGCCCAGGCTCACTGCCGACGGCCACGCGCTGCTGTGGATCAACCCGCACACCTCGTTCTTCTTCCGCTCCGAACTGCAGATGACCAGCGACGCGGGGCTGGATGCCTACGGCGCGGTGACCTGGGGCCAGTTCTTCGTCTACCAGGGCTTCAATCACCACATCGGCTGGATGCACACCTCCACCGGCGCCGACGTGGTCGACGAGTTCGCCGAAACCATCGTGCACCAGGGCGGCAAGCTGTTCTACCGCTACGGCAAGGAGCTGCGGCCGGTCACCACGCGCACGATCCGCGTGGCGTACCGGGCGAAGGACGGCGCGCTGGCCACGCGCAGCTTCGACGCGCACTTCACCCACCACGGCCCGATCGTGCGCGCGGCCGACGGCAGGTGGATCGCCGTGGCGATGATGAACAAGCCGCTGCAAGCGCTCGAGCAGAGCTGGCTGCGCACCAAGGCCAGCGACTACGCCAGCTACCTGAAGGTGGCCGAGCTGAAGGCCAACTCGTCGAACAACACCATCTTCGCCGACGACAAGGGCGAGATCGCATACATGCACCCGCAGTTCATCCCCAGGCGCGACAACCGCTTCGACTATACAAAGCCGGTCGACGGCAGCGATCCGGCCACCGACTGGCAGGGCCTGCATGCGCTCGACGAGGCGCCGCACCTGCTCAACCCGCCCAACGGCTGGATCATGAATACCAACAACTGGCCGTACTCCGCCGCCGGCGCGTTCAGCCCGAAGCAGGCGGACTACCCGCGCTACATGGACAGCTTCGGCGAGAACCCGCGCGGCATCCACGCCACCCGCCTGCTCACCGGCGCGCACGACGTCACGATGGCCTCGCTGATCACCAAGGCGTTCGATTCGTACCTGCCGGCGTTCGCGCGGCAGTTGCCGATCCTGATCGCCGACTACGACTCGCTGCCCGCCAGCGATCCGCTCAAGTCACGCCTGAAAGGTCAGATCGCGCTGTTGCGCGATTGGGATTACCGCTGGGGCATCGCCTCGATGCCGACCACGCTGGCGGTGTTCTGGGGCGACACGCTATGGGACCAGGCCAGCAAGGCCGACACCGCCGAAGGCCTGACGATCTATGACTACATCGCCGACAAGGCCGGTGCGAAGCTGCGCCTGCAGGCGCTGGTCGAGGCATCCGATCGATTGACGAAGGATTTCGGCAGTTGGGGCGTGCCGTGGGGCGAGGTCAACCGCTTCCAGCGCAACGACGGTGCCATCGTGCAGAAGTTCGACGACGCCAGGCCGAGCATCCCGGTGCCGTTCGTCTCCTCGCGCTGGGGTTCGCTGGCCTCGTTCGGCGCGCACCGCTGGCCCGGCACGAAGAAGTACTACGGCACCAGCGGCAACAGCTTCGTGGCGGTGGTGGAGTTCGGCCCGAAGGTCGGCGCGCGTGCGATCACTGCCGGCGGCGAGAGCGGCCACCCGGGCTCGAAGCACTTCAACGACGAGGCCGAGCGCTACACCACCGGCAACCTGCGCACGGTGTACTTCTGGCCCGAGCAGCTCAAGGGCCACACCGAGCGGGTCTACCACCCCGGCGAATGAGCCATCGCGCTACGGGCCGCCGCGTTACGCGGCGGTGCCGAACAGCATGCCCACGCCGGTGGTGACCGCCATCGCCAGCGCGCCCCAGAACGTGATGCGCATGGCGCCGACGCCCATCTTCGCGCCGCCGGCCCACGCCGCCACCGCGCCGAGCACGGCGAGGAATACCAGCGAAGTGGCGAACACCAGCCACAGCAACGCCGTCGCCGGCGCCAGCGCCACCACCAGCAGCGGCAGCGCGGAGCCCACCGCGAAGCTCAGCGCCGAGGCTCCGGCGGCCTGCAGCGGTCGTGCCTTCAGCGCTTCGGTGATGCCCAGCTCGTCGCGGGCGTGGGCATCCAGCGCGTCGTGCGCCATCAGCTGGTCGGCTACCTGCCGCGCCAGCTGCGGGTCGAGCCCACGGCCGACGTAGATCGCCGCCAGCTCGCGATGCTCGGCTTCCACGTCGGCCTGCAGTTCCTGGTGCTCGCGCTCGAGTTCGGCGTGCTCGCTGTCGGCCTGCGAATGCACCGACACGTACTCGCCGGCGGCCATCGACATCGCCCCGGCCACCAGCCCGGCGACACCGGCGACCAGGATGTTCTGCCCGCTGGCGTGCGCTGCCGCCACGCCCAGCACCAGGCTGGCGGTCGACACGATGCCGTCGTTCGCGCCCAGCACCGCCGCGCGCAGCCAGCCGATGCGGTCGGTGCGATGTCGTTCGTGATGGTGTCGGGGCATGGCGATCTCGCAGGTCGGATGGCGGCATTGTGCGCAGGTTTGCGCAGGCCCGTGCAAAAGCTTCTCGTCACCGCCACGGCCGGTGCCCCAGCCATCGCGAAAATTCAGCCGCGGCCGGGGATCTTCAGCCCTCGCTGTACCGCCGGGCGCGCCAGGCCGCGTTCGAGCCACGCGGCGACGTTCGCGAAGCGCTCGAACTCCACCAGCTCGCGCGCCTCGTAGAACGTGATCAGGTTGTTCACCCAGCCCAGCGTGGCGATGTCGGCAATGGTGTAGTCGTCGCCCATGATCCAGCGACGACCGTCGAGGCGGCCATCGAGCACGCCCAGCAAGCGCTTTGATTCGTCGACGTAGCGCTGCAGCGGACGCTTGTCCTCGTACGCCTTGCCGGCGAACTTGTTGAAGAAACCAACCTGGCCGAACATCGGGCCGATCGACGCCATCTGGAAGAACAGCCACTGGATCGTCTCCCAGCGCCGCGCCGCATCGACCGGGATGAACTGGCCGGCCTTGTCCGCCAGGTACAGCAGGATCGCGCCCGACTCGAACAGTGCCAGCGGCTCACCGCCGGGGCCCTGCGGGTCGATGATCGCGGGGATCTTGCCGTTCGGGTTCAGCGCGAGAAACTCCGCCGTGTGAGTCTCGTCCCGCATGATGTCGATCAGGTGCGGCTCGTACGGCAGGCCGGTTTCCTCCAGCATGATCGATGCTTTCACGCCGTCCGGCGTGTTCAGCGAGTAGAGCTGGATGCGGTCGGGATGCTGCGCGGGCCAGCGCGCGCTGATGGGAAAGTCGGACAACCGGGTCACGTGGTGCTCCTGCAGTGTGGGGACCACTGCAAGGTGGGTGCCTGCCCCGGCCGGTTCAACCGCGGAGCATCCGGTGGCGCGCCGACCTCCTGCTTCCGGCGTCCTTACCAGGTCGCCTTCAGTGCGCGCTCGATCTCTTCCAGCGGCGCACGGAACAGCGACTTGTTCAGTTGCTCCACCATCCGCCGGGTGGTTTCCTCGTGCAGCAAGGGACGCATCTGCCCCAGCGTCTGCGGATCAGCCGCCAGTACCAGGTGGGAAAACTCGTTCTTCAGCGCAGCGGCGTTCAGGCGTTGCGCCAGCTGCTTGGCGAAAGTGGCCTCGTCGATCTCGGCGCTGCTCCGCTCGGGCGGCTGGCGCCCGGCCGGGCCGTCGTTGAGGAGATCCTTCGGCCCGACCAGCTTCACCTGTTCGAGCGATACGTTGAGGCCCTTGCCGACGTTGCGCAGGAGGCGCGCGCCGGTGCCATCGGCCACCACGACCCATGCACCCGTGGGAATCTTCTTCATCGGAATCTCCTCGGTGATACGGCGCCCGGGCGACCGCGTGCCGTACCACTCACGCTAGCACCGGGGATGTGATGCCGATGGGAACGGGCCGCGGTTCAGCCTGCCCGCCGCATGCAGCGCTGCCAGCGCTCGTCGACGCGTTTCGCGAACCACGCGGTGGTCAGCTTGCGGGTGATCTTCGGGCTCTCCAGCGTGATGCCGGGCAGCACCGCACGCGGCAGCGGCCTGCCCTCGCTGCGTTCGGCCAGCGCGAATACCCGGGCGTAGAGCTGGCTGTCGGCGAAATCCTGGCGCGTGCCCTGCTCCAGCGCACGGTGGATCGCCGGGTCGCCCATGTCCAGCCGTGCGGCCAGCGAACGCACGGCCAGCTCGGTCGCACCGGGCGGATCGCCGAAGCCGGCATCCGGCGGCAGCAGGTCGCCGTCCAGCGCCAGCGGGATGCCCGAGGCGATGCTGACCGCCCGCTGGAACGCGGCATTGCGGCTGGCATACCAGCCGGCGTTGAAATCGGCGTAGCGGTAGATCGGTTGCGCATAGTCCACCGGGTAACCGAGCAGGTGCGCGATGCCGAAGTACATGCCGCCGCGCCGGCTGAACACCTCGTCGCGGATCGAACCCTGCACCGGATACGGGTAGTCCCGGGCATGCGCCTCGGCGAACGCGATGCTGACCTGCATCGGCCCGCCGGTATGCACCGGGTTGAAGTTGCCGAACAAGCGCCGGCCCAGCGGCACCATGCCGATGAAGTCCTGGAACATCCGGCTCAGGTCCCTCTCGGTGCGCGCGGCCGTCAGTCGTTCGCTGTAGCGCCTGCCGTCCGGCGACTTCAGCCACAGCGCCGCATCCACCACGAATCCCGGCACGTGTTTCGCCGCGGCGCGACGGTCGATCTCCCGCCGGGCGATCTGCGCCAGCCCCGGCACCACCGGATCGACCTGGAAGCCCGACTCCTGTTGCGCCACCGCCAGTACCGCGCACAGGTTCGAGCCGGTCGGCGCGATGCCCTGTGCCGCGAACGCGACCTGGATGTCGGTGGCCCAGCCTTCGCGATCGCCCGCGTCGGCCGGCATCAGCCGCACGATCTGCGCGCGCACCTGCGCCGGACTGCGCGGCGCTTGCGTGTGCTGGGCAGCGCAGCCGGCCAGCAGCGCCACGGCCAGCCATGCAGTCCATGCCGCCAGGCGACGACTCACGCCGGCGCCCGCTGCAGCGACCAGAAGCCGATGTCGCGCCGGTGGACATAACCCATCTGCTCATACAGCGATTTCGCGCGCCGGTTCTGGTGGCTCACGTGCAGGAACGGCAGGCGGCCGCGCTCGAGGTTGTCGTTCGACAGCAGCGCCAGCAGGCGGCGCGCGTAGCCGCGGCCGTTGAAGTCGGGGTGCGTGCAGACCGCGCTGATTTCCTGCTGTGCGTCCATGCCCAGCCGCTCGCCGATCATCGCCGCCAGCCGACCGTCCTGGTAGATGCCGAAATAGCGGCCCAGCTCCATCGTGCGCGGGCGGAAATAGTGCGGATACACCAGCGCGGTCAGCGCCAGCACGTCGGCGCGATGCACCTCGGTCAGCTCGATCACCGGCGGCCCGTCGATCACCGCGGTCGGCGTCGGGCAGATCATCTGCGCCAGCGGCGCGAATGCATCGAGCGCCCAGCCGTGCGGCAGAGTGGGTGCCACGCCAAGCAGGTAGACGGATTCGCCCGCGCCGACCAGCGACGCGATCGCCGCGGCCACGTCGGCCTGCGCACTCGCCACGCCCAGGAACGGAGCGAACTCCGCCGGGTAACGCGCCGCCTCGCCGCGGCGCAGCGCGATGGCCTGGTGCCGGCTGCGCAAGGCGAACCAGAACGGGTTGTCGAGTTCCGCAGCGATCATGTTCATGCCATGGCTGGTCTGCCGCACAGCTTGCCACGTGGACCGGCCGATGGCGGTGCCCGCGATCAGATGATCGGGAAGATCCAATGCAGGGTCACATACACCAGGATTTCCGCCGTGACGAACACGGCGAAGCCGAGGCAGAATTTCCCCACCGGCTTTTCATGCCAGAGCTTGTAGGTATCTTCGAGCGCTGTCCCCGCTGCAACATGCCCGTTTGCGTCGGTGCCTGCAGCCTTGCCTGTGCCCATGTGCATGTCCTTCTACTGGAAGTCCGAGCAAGCGTGGAAGATGTCTGTCGACGCTCATCATCCGCCACCCGGGGAAAGTGGGGCAAGCCCCCGCTCCATCGCCTGCGCCGGCCCTGTTTTTCCAGCGGTCCCATACCCATATTCCGCGCATGACCCCGTTGCAGCGATTCATCGAAGCCCATCCGCGCCTGTTCGTGCTCACCGGCGCGGGCTGCAGCACTGACTCGGGCATTCCCGACTATCGCGACCGTGACGGTCAGTGGAAACGCCCGCCACCGGTGAATTACGCCGCCTTCATGCATGAACCGGCCACACGCCAGCGCTACTGGGCGCGCAGCATGGTCGGCTGGCGGCGCTTCGGCAGCGCCTTGCCGAACGTCGCGCATCACGCGCTGGTCGCACTGGAACGGCACGGCCGGATTGAACTGCTGGTGACGCAGAACGTGGACCGCCTGCACCAGCGCGCCGGCAGCGAGCGCGTGCTCGACCTGCACGGCCGCCTCGACGAAGTGCGCTGCATGAACTGCGACTGGCGGCTGGCCCGCCACGCGTTCCAGCGGCTTCTGGTCGAGCGCAATCCGGCCTGGGCGCAACTCGATGCCGCCGATGCGCCGGACGGCGACGCCGACCTGGAAGGCCACGACTTCGCCTCGTTCGACGTGCCGCCCTGCCCGCACTGCGGCGGCATCGTGAAACCGGACGTGGTGTTCTTCGGCGAGGCGGTGCCGCGCGAGCGCGTGGAAGCCGCCACGCGCGCCTGGCAGGCCGCCGATGCGGTGCTGGTGGTCGGCTCCTCGCTGATGGTTTATTCCGGCTACCGCTTCGTTGACGCCGCGGCGCGTGCAGGCAAGCCGGTCGCCGCGGTGACGCTGGGCCGTACCCGTGCCGACGCGCTACTCACGCTGAAGGTCGACGCGCCCTGCCACGAGGCGCTGGCGTTCCTGCAGACGGGCAAGCGGCCGGAAACTGCACTGCGCGAGTAACGCAACGCTTCAGCCGGGGCCGCAAGCTGCGGAAACCATGCGGCCTCGCCGGAATTCACCCGGCATCAAAACCACTCTCCAAAGCAACCAGGAAGTTGCATTTCCCATGCTGCCGACGCAGGCTCACCTGCAACCGGGAGGTGGCATATGAACGACCGCATCGAGAAACGCATCCAGCTGAAGGCACCGGTATCGCGCGTATGGCGGGCGCTGACCGACCATCGCGAATTCGGCGCATGGTTCCGCGTCGCCCTGTCCGGACCGTTCGAGCCCGGCCGGGAATCCGTCGGCCACATCACCTGGCCCGGTTACGAGCACATCGTCTGGCGCGCCGTGGTGCAGGCGATGGAGCCGGAGCGGCTGTTCAGCTTCACCTGGCATCCCTATGCCATCGAGCCGGGCGTGGACTACTCCGCCGAGCCGCCGACCCTGGTCGAGTTCCGCCTCGAACCGCACGGCGACGGCACCGTGCTGACCCTGGCCGAGTCGGGTTTCGCCGACATCCCGGTCGATCGCCGCGCCGAGGCGTTCCGCATGAACGACGACGGCTGGGGCATCCAGATGGAGAACATCCGCCAGCATCTCGAAGGCACCGCCGCCGCAGCCGGCCATGGCGGCTAGCGCACAGGCACGCCTGGCGCGGCGGTCGCGGCGGGCTGCCACCGTGTTCGCCGCGCTCGGCGACTGCACGCGGCTGGCGCTGGTGGTCCGGCTGTGCGACGGCTCGCGCCAGTCGATCACCCAGCTCTGCGACGGCCAGTCGCTGACCCGGCAGGCGATCAGCAAGCACCTGCGCGTACTCGAGGATGCCCGCCTCGTGCGCAGCGAGCGCGCAGGCCGCGAAAGCCTGTACGCGCTCAACCCGCAGCCGATCGCGGAACTGCGCGACTACATCAACCTCGTGTCGAGCCAGTGGGACAGCGCGCTGGCACGGCTGAAGGCGTTCGTGGAGGAATGAGCCGGCG is a genomic window of Rhodanobacter thiooxydans containing:
- a CDS encoding ArsR/SmtB family transcription factor, encoding MAASAQARLARRSRRAATVFAALGDCTRLALVVRLCDGSRQSITQLCDGQSLTRQAISKHLRVLEDARLVRSERAGRESLYALNPQPIAELRDYINLVSSQWDSALARLKAFVEE
- a CDS encoding glutathione S-transferase N-terminal domain-containing protein, producing MTRLSDFPISARWPAQHPDRIQLYSLNTPDGVKASIMLEETGLPYEPHLIDIMRDETHTAEFLALNPNGKIPAIIDPQGPGGEPLALFESGAILLYLADKAGQFIPVDAARRWETIQWLFFQMASIGPMFGQVGFFNKFAGKAYEDKRPLQRYVDESKRLLGVLDGRLDGRRWIMGDDYTIADIATLGWVNNLITFYEARELVEFERFANVAAWLERGLARPAVQRGLKIPGRG
- a CDS encoding host attachment family protein gives rise to the protein MKKIPTGAWVVVADGTGARLLRNVGKGLNVSLEQVKLVGPKDLLNDGPAGRQPPERSSAEIDEATFAKQLAQRLNAAALKNEFSHLVLAADPQTLGQMRPLLHEETTRRMVEQLNKSLFRAPLEEIERALKATW
- a CDS encoding GNAT family N-acetyltransferase, whose amino-acid sequence is MNMIAAELDNPFWFALRSRHQAIALRRGEAARYPAEFAPFLGVASAQADVAAAIASLVGAGESVYLLGVAPTLPHGWALDAFAPLAQMICPTPTAVIDGPPVIELTEVHRADVLALTALVYPHYFRPRTMELGRYFGIYQDGRLAAMIGERLGMDAQQEISAVCTHPDFNGRGYARRLLALLSNDNLERGRLPFLHVSHQNRRAKSLYEQMGYVHRRDIGFWSLQRAPA
- a CDS encoding penicillin acylase family protein; translated protein: MPTGFTKLPRRLARLLPLALLAFGPATGAHAETSEQARWQHEVQAVTITRDDWGIAHVHGRTDADAVFGMAYAQAEDDFNRVETNYLTSLGRLAEAEGEAALWQDLRQRLFIDPVELQALYAKSPAWLQALMNSWADGLNYYLATHPDVHPRVIKHFEPWMALSFSEGSIGGDIERVSLKQLEAFYGRNPAALARADTPSSWVEPTGSNGFAIAPRLTADGHALLWINPHTSFFFRSELQMTSDAGLDAYGAVTWGQFFVYQGFNHHIGWMHTSTGADVVDEFAETIVHQGGKLFYRYGKELRPVTTRTIRVAYRAKDGALATRSFDAHFTHHGPIVRAADGRWIAVAMMNKPLQALEQSWLRTKASDYASYLKVAELKANSSNNTIFADDKGEIAYMHPQFIPRRDNRFDYTKPVDGSDPATDWQGLHALDEAPHLLNPPNGWIMNTNNWPYSAAGAFSPKQADYPRYMDSFGENPRGIHATRLLTGAHDVTMASLITKAFDSYLPAFARQLPILIADYDSLPASDPLKSRLKGQIALLRDWDYRWGIASMPTTLAVFWGDTLWDQASKADTAEGLTIYDYIADKAGAKLRLQALVEASDRLTKDFGSWGVPWGEVNRFQRNDGAIVQKFDDARPSIPVPFVSSRWGSLASFGAHRWPGTKKYYGTSGNSFVAVVEFGPKVGARAITAGGESGHPGSKHFNDEAERYTTGNLRTVYFWPEQLKGHTERVYHPGE
- a CDS encoding DUF1615 domain-containing protein produces the protein MSRRLAAWTAWLAVALLAGCAAQHTQAPRSPAQVRAQIVRLMPADAGDREGWATDIQVAFAAQGIAPTGSNLCAVLAVAQQESGFQVDPVVPGLAQIARREIDRRAAAKHVPGFVVDAALWLKSPDGRRYSERLTAARTERDLSRMFQDFIGMVPLGRRLFGNFNPVHTGGPMQVSIAFAEAHARDYPYPVQGSIRDEVFSRRGGMYFGIAHLLGYPVDYAQPIYRYADFNAGWYASRNAAFQRAVSIASGIPLALDGDLLPPDAGFGDPPGATELAVRSLAARLDMGDPAIHRALEQGTRQDFADSQLYARVFALAERSEGRPLPRAVLPGITLESPKITRKLTTAWFAKRVDERWQRCMRRAG
- a CDS encoding VIT1/CCC1 transporter family protein, which produces MPRHHHERHRTDRIGWLRAAVLGANDGIVSTASLVLGVAAAHASGQNILVAGVAGLVAGAMSMAAGEYVSVHSQADSEHAELEREHQELQADVEAEHRELAAIYVGRGLDPQLARQVADQLMAHDALDAHARDELGITEALKARPLQAAGASALSFAVGSALPLLVVALAPATALLWLVFATSLVFLAVLGAVAAWAGGAKMGVGAMRITFWGALAMAVTTGVGMLFGTAA
- a CDS encoding SRPBCC family protein gives rise to the protein MNDRIEKRIQLKAPVSRVWRALTDHREFGAWFRVALSGPFEPGRESVGHITWPGYEHIVWRAVVQAMEPERLFSFTWHPYAIEPGVDYSAEPPTLVEFRLEPHGDGTVLTLAESGFADIPVDRRAEAFRMNDDGWGIQMENIRQHLEGTAAAAGHGG
- a CDS encoding NAD-dependent protein deacetylase encodes the protein MTPLQRFIEAHPRLFVLTGAGCSTDSGIPDYRDRDGQWKRPPPVNYAAFMHEPATRQRYWARSMVGWRRFGSALPNVAHHALVALERHGRIELLVTQNVDRLHQRAGSERVLDLHGRLDEVRCMNCDWRLARHAFQRLLVERNPAWAQLDAADAPDGDADLEGHDFASFDVPPCPHCGGIVKPDVVFFGEAVPRERVEAATRAWQAADAVLVVGSSLMVYSGYRFVDAAARAGKPVAAVTLGRTRADALLTLKVDAPCHEALAFLQTGKRPETALRE